From Orcinus orca chromosome 3, mOrcOrc1.1, whole genome shotgun sequence, a single genomic window includes:
- the SSBP4 gene encoding single-stranded DNA-binding protein 4 isoform X14, protein MYAKGGKGSAVPSDSQAREKLALYVYEYLLHVGAQKSAQTFLSEIRWEKNITLGEPPGFLHSWWCVFWDLYCAAPDRREACEHSSEAKAFQDYSAAAAPSPVMGSMAPNDAMASGPMATGFFQPPVGLPGSQPLLPGTMDPSPRAQGHSSMGPMQRVTPPRGMTSVGPQVRAWPRRQGSFRGCPLSACPLTAPLPSQSYGSGMRPPPNSLAGPGLPTMNMGPGVRGPWASPSGNSIPYSSSSPGSYTGPPGGGGPPGTPIMPSPGDSTNSSENMYTIMNPIGPGAGRANFPLGPGPEAPMAAMSAMEPHHVNGSLGSGDLDGLPKSSPGAVAGLSNTPGTPRDDGEMAAAGTFLHPFPSESYSPGMTMSV, encoded by the exons GTTGGCGCTGTACGTGTATGAGTACCTGCTGCACGTTGGTGCCCAGAAGTCAGCCCAGACCTTTCTGTCCGAG ATCCGATGGGAGAAGAACATTACGCTGGGGGAGCCCCCGGGCTTCCTGCATTCCTGGTGGTG CGTGTTCTGGGACTTGTACTGTGCAGCGCCCGACCGCAGAGAGGCGTGCGAGCACTCGAGTGAAGCCAAGGCCTTCCAGGACTAC agCGCTGCAGCGGCCCCCAGCCCGGTGATGGGGAGCATGGCTCCCAATGATGCAATGGCATCAGGCCCCATGGCAACCGGCTTCTTCCAG CCTCCCGTGGGCCTACCCGgttcccagcccctcctccctggcaCCATGGACCCCTCCCCACGTGCTCAGG GTCATTCGAGCATGGGCCCGATGCAGAGGGTGACGCCTCCACGGGGCATGACCAGCGTTGGGCCCCAGGTAAGGGCTTGGCCCAGGCGACAGGGCAGCTTCAGGGGCTGCCCTCTCTCGGCTTGCCCTCTCACGGCCCCTTTACCTTCACAGAGCTACGGAAGTGGCATGCGGCCCCCACCCAACTCTCTTGCTGGCCCGGGTTTGCCCACCATGAACAT GGGACCCGGAGTGCGTGGCCCATGGGCCAGCCCCAGTGGCAACTCG ATCCCctactcctcttcctcccctggcAGCTACACG GGACCCCCAGGAGGAGGTGGGCCCCCTGGAACACCCATCATGCCCAGCCCTGGAG ACTCCACCAACTCCAGTGAGAACATGTACACCATCATGAACCCCATCGGGCCAGGCGCCGGCAGGGCTAAT TTCCCGCTTGGCCCTGGTCCGGAGGCCCCCATGGCCGCCATGAGTGCGATGGAGCCTCACCATGTAAACGGATCCCTGG GCTCGGGCGATCTGGACGGGTTGCCGAAG AGCTCCCCCGGCGCCGTGGCCGGCCTGAGCAACACCCCGGGCACCCCGCGGGACGACGGCGAGATGGCGGCCGCCGGGACCTTCCTGCACCCGTTCCCGAGCGAAAGC TACTCCCCCGGGATGACCATGAGCGTGTGA
- the SSBP4 gene encoding single-stranded DNA-binding protein 4 isoform X12, whose amino-acid sequence MYAKGGKGSAVPSDSQAREKLALYVYEYLLHVGAQKSAQTFLSEIRWEKNITLGEPPGFLHSWWCVFWDLYCAAPDRREACEHSSEAKAFQDYSAAAAPSPVMGSMAPNDAMASGPMATGFFQPPVGLPGSQPLLPGTMDPSPRAQGHSSMGPMQRVTPPRGMTSVGPQSYGSGMRPPPNSLAGPGLPTMNMGPGVRGPWASPSGNSIPYSSSSPGSYTGPPGGGGPPGTPIMPSPGDSTNSSENMYTIMNPIGPGAGRANFPLGPGPEAPMAAMSAMEPHHVNGSLGSGDLDGLPKSSPGAVAGLSNTPGTPRDDGEMAAAGTFLHPFPSESYSPGMTMSV is encoded by the exons GTTGGCGCTGTACGTGTATGAGTACCTGCTGCACGTTGGTGCCCAGAAGTCAGCCCAGACCTTTCTGTCCGAG ATCCGATGGGAGAAGAACATTACGCTGGGGGAGCCCCCGGGCTTCCTGCATTCCTGGTGGTG CGTGTTCTGGGACTTGTACTGTGCAGCGCCCGACCGCAGAGAGGCGTGCGAGCACTCGAGTGAAGCCAAGGCCTTCCAGGACTAC agCGCTGCAGCGGCCCCCAGCCCGGTGATGGGGAGCATGGCTCCCAATGATGCAATGGCATCAGGCCCCATGGCAACCGGCTTCTTCCAG CCTCCCGTGGGCCTACCCGgttcccagcccctcctccctggcaCCATGGACCCCTCCCCACGTGCTCAGG GTCATTCGAGCATGGGCCCGATGCAGAGGGTGACGCCTCCACGGGGCATGACCAGCGTTGGGCCCCAG AGCTACGGAAGTGGCATGCGGCCCCCACCCAACTCTCTTGCTGGCCCGGGTTTGCCCACCATGAACAT GGGACCCGGAGTGCGTGGCCCATGGGCCAGCCCCAGTGGCAACTCG ATCCCctactcctcttcctcccctggcAGCTACACG GGACCCCCAGGAGGAGGTGGGCCCCCTGGAACACCCATCATGCCCAGCCCTGGAG ACTCCACCAACTCCAGTGAGAACATGTACACCATCATGAACCCCATCGGGCCAGGCGCCGGCAGGGCTAAT TTCCCGCTTGGCCCTGGTCCGGAGGCCCCCATGGCCGCCATGAGTGCGATGGAGCCTCACCATGTAAACGGATCCCTGG GCTCGGGCGATCTGGACGGGTTGCCGAAG AGCTCCCCCGGCGCCGTGGCCGGCCTGAGCAACACCCCGGGCACCCCGCGGGACGACGGCGAGATGGCGGCCGCCGGGACCTTCCTGCACCCGTTCCCGAGCGAAAGC TACTCCCCCGGGATGACCATGAGCGTGTGA
- the SSBP4 gene encoding single-stranded DNA-binding protein 4 isoform X13: MYAKGGKGSAVPSDSQAREKLALYVYEYLLHVGAQKSAQTFLSEIRWEKNITLGEPPGFLHSWWCVFWDLYCAAPDRREACEHSSEAKAFQDYSAAAAPSPVMGSMAPNDAMASGPMATGFFQPFMSPRFPGGPRPTLRMPSQPPVGLPGSQPLLPGTMDPSPRAQGHSSMGPMQRVTPPRGMTSVGPQVRAWPRRQGSFRGCPLSACPLTAPLPSQSYGSGMRPPPNSLAGPGLPTMNMGPGVRGPWASPSGNSGPPGGGGPPGTPIMPSPGDSTNSSENMYTIMNPIGPGAGRANFPLGPGPEAPMAAMSAMEPHHVNGSLGSGDLDGLPKSSPGAVAGLSNTPGTPRDDGEMAAAGTFLHPFPSESYSPGMTMSV, translated from the exons GTTGGCGCTGTACGTGTATGAGTACCTGCTGCACGTTGGTGCCCAGAAGTCAGCCCAGACCTTTCTGTCCGAG ATCCGATGGGAGAAGAACATTACGCTGGGGGAGCCCCCGGGCTTCCTGCATTCCTGGTGGTG CGTGTTCTGGGACTTGTACTGTGCAGCGCCCGACCGCAGAGAGGCGTGCGAGCACTCGAGTGAAGCCAAGGCCTTCCAGGACTAC agCGCTGCAGCGGCCCCCAGCCCGGTGATGGGGAGCATGGCTCCCAATGATGCAATGGCATCAGGCCCCATGGCAACCGGCTTCTTCCAG CCCTTCATGTCACCGCGGTTCCCAGGGGGCCCTCGGCCCACCCTGCGGATGCCGAGTCAG CCTCCCGTGGGCCTACCCGgttcccagcccctcctccctggcaCCATGGACCCCTCCCCACGTGCTCAGG GTCATTCGAGCATGGGCCCGATGCAGAGGGTGACGCCTCCACGGGGCATGACCAGCGTTGGGCCCCAGGTAAGGGCTTGGCCCAGGCGACAGGGCAGCTTCAGGGGCTGCCCTCTCTCGGCTTGCCCTCTCACGGCCCCTTTACCTTCACAGAGCTACGGAAGTGGCATGCGGCCCCCACCCAACTCTCTTGCTGGCCCGGGTTTGCCCACCATGAACAT GGGACCCGGAGTGCGTGGCCCATGGGCCAGCCCCAGTGGCAACTCG GGACCCCCAGGAGGAGGTGGGCCCCCTGGAACACCCATCATGCCCAGCCCTGGAG ACTCCACCAACTCCAGTGAGAACATGTACACCATCATGAACCCCATCGGGCCAGGCGCCGGCAGGGCTAAT TTCCCGCTTGGCCCTGGTCCGGAGGCCCCCATGGCCGCCATGAGTGCGATGGAGCCTCACCATGTAAACGGATCCCTGG GCTCGGGCGATCTGGACGGGTTGCCGAAG AGCTCCCCCGGCGCCGTGGCCGGCCTGAGCAACACCCCGGGCACCCCGCGGGACGACGGCGAGATGGCGGCCGCCGGGACCTTCCTGCACCCGTTCCCGAGCGAAAGC TACTCCCCCGGGATGACCATGAGCGTGTGA
- the SSBP4 gene encoding single-stranded DNA-binding protein 4 isoform X11: MYAKGGKGSAVPSDSQAREKLALYVYEYLLHVGAQKSAQTFLSEIRWEKNITLGEPPGFLHSWWCVFWDLYCAAPDRREACEHSSEAKAFQDYSAAAAPSPVMGSMAPNDAMASGPMATGFFQPFMSPRFPGGPRPTLRMPSQPPVGLPGSQPLLPGTMDPSPRAQGHSSMGPMQRVTPPRGMTSVGPQSYGSGMRPPPNSLAGPGLPTMNMGPGVRGPWASPSGNSGPPGGGGPPGTPIMPSPGDSTNSSENMYTIMNPIGPGAGRANFPLGPGPEAPMAAMSAMEPHHVNGSLGSGDLDGLPKSSPGAVAGLSNTPGTPRDDGEMAAAGTFLHPFPSESYSPGMTMSV, from the exons GTTGGCGCTGTACGTGTATGAGTACCTGCTGCACGTTGGTGCCCAGAAGTCAGCCCAGACCTTTCTGTCCGAG ATCCGATGGGAGAAGAACATTACGCTGGGGGAGCCCCCGGGCTTCCTGCATTCCTGGTGGTG CGTGTTCTGGGACTTGTACTGTGCAGCGCCCGACCGCAGAGAGGCGTGCGAGCACTCGAGTGAAGCCAAGGCCTTCCAGGACTAC agCGCTGCAGCGGCCCCCAGCCCGGTGATGGGGAGCATGGCTCCCAATGATGCAATGGCATCAGGCCCCATGGCAACCGGCTTCTTCCAG CCCTTCATGTCACCGCGGTTCCCAGGGGGCCCTCGGCCCACCCTGCGGATGCCGAGTCAG CCTCCCGTGGGCCTACCCGgttcccagcccctcctccctggcaCCATGGACCCCTCCCCACGTGCTCAGG GTCATTCGAGCATGGGCCCGATGCAGAGGGTGACGCCTCCACGGGGCATGACCAGCGTTGGGCCCCAG AGCTACGGAAGTGGCATGCGGCCCCCACCCAACTCTCTTGCTGGCCCGGGTTTGCCCACCATGAACAT GGGACCCGGAGTGCGTGGCCCATGGGCCAGCCCCAGTGGCAACTCG GGACCCCCAGGAGGAGGTGGGCCCCCTGGAACACCCATCATGCCCAGCCCTGGAG ACTCCACCAACTCCAGTGAGAACATGTACACCATCATGAACCCCATCGGGCCAGGCGCCGGCAGGGCTAAT TTCCCGCTTGGCCCTGGTCCGGAGGCCCCCATGGCCGCCATGAGTGCGATGGAGCCTCACCATGTAAACGGATCCCTGG GCTCGGGCGATCTGGACGGGTTGCCGAAG AGCTCCCCCGGCGCCGTGGCCGGCCTGAGCAACACCCCGGGCACCCCGCGGGACGACGGCGAGATGGCGGCCGCCGGGACCTTCCTGCACCCGTTCCCGAGCGAAAGC TACTCCCCCGGGATGACCATGAGCGTGTGA
- the SSBP4 gene encoding single-stranded DNA-binding protein 4 isoform X10 translates to MYAKGGKGSAVPSDSQAREKLALYVYEYLLHVGAQKSAQTFLSEIRWEKNITLGEPPGFLHSWWCVFWDLYCAAPDRREACEHSSEAKAFQDYSAAAAPSPVMGSMAPNDAMASGPMATGFFQPFMSPRFPGGPRPTLRMPSQPPVGLPGSQPLLPGTMDPSPRAQGHSSMGPMQRVTPPRGMTSVGPQSYGSGMRPPPNSLAGPGLPTMNMGPGVRGPWASPSGNSIPYSSSSPGSYTGPPGGGGPPGTPIMPSPGDSTNSSENMYTIMNPIGPGAGRANFPLGPGPEAPMAAMSAMEPHHVNGSLGSGDLDGLPKSSPGAVAGLSNTPGTPRDDGEMAAAGTFLHPFPSESYSPGMTMSV, encoded by the exons GTTGGCGCTGTACGTGTATGAGTACCTGCTGCACGTTGGTGCCCAGAAGTCAGCCCAGACCTTTCTGTCCGAG ATCCGATGGGAGAAGAACATTACGCTGGGGGAGCCCCCGGGCTTCCTGCATTCCTGGTGGTG CGTGTTCTGGGACTTGTACTGTGCAGCGCCCGACCGCAGAGAGGCGTGCGAGCACTCGAGTGAAGCCAAGGCCTTCCAGGACTAC agCGCTGCAGCGGCCCCCAGCCCGGTGATGGGGAGCATGGCTCCCAATGATGCAATGGCATCAGGCCCCATGGCAACCGGCTTCTTCCAG CCCTTCATGTCACCGCGGTTCCCAGGGGGCCCTCGGCCCACCCTGCGGATGCCGAGTCAG CCTCCCGTGGGCCTACCCGgttcccagcccctcctccctggcaCCATGGACCCCTCCCCACGTGCTCAGG GTCATTCGAGCATGGGCCCGATGCAGAGGGTGACGCCTCCACGGGGCATGACCAGCGTTGGGCCCCAG AGCTACGGAAGTGGCATGCGGCCCCCACCCAACTCTCTTGCTGGCCCGGGTTTGCCCACCATGAACAT GGGACCCGGAGTGCGTGGCCCATGGGCCAGCCCCAGTGGCAACTCG ATCCCctactcctcttcctcccctggcAGCTACACG GGACCCCCAGGAGGAGGTGGGCCCCCTGGAACACCCATCATGCCCAGCCCTGGAG ACTCCACCAACTCCAGTGAGAACATGTACACCATCATGAACCCCATCGGGCCAGGCGCCGGCAGGGCTAAT TTCCCGCTTGGCCCTGGTCCGGAGGCCCCCATGGCCGCCATGAGTGCGATGGAGCCTCACCATGTAAACGGATCCCTGG GCTCGGGCGATCTGGACGGGTTGCCGAAG AGCTCCCCCGGCGCCGTGGCCGGCCTGAGCAACACCCCGGGCACCCCGCGGGACGACGGCGAGATGGCGGCCGCCGGGACCTTCCTGCACCCGTTCCCGAGCGAAAGC TACTCCCCCGGGATGACCATGAGCGTGTGA
- the SSBP4 gene encoding single-stranded DNA-binding protein 4 isoform X4, protein MYAKGGKGSAVPSDSQAREKLALYVYEYLLHVGAQKSAQTFLSEIRWEKNITLGEPPGFLHSWWCVFWDLYCAAPDRREACEHSSEAKAFQDYSAAAAPSPVMGSMAPNDAMASGPMATGFFQPFMSPRFPGGPRPTLRMPSQPPVGLPGSQPLLPGTMDPSPRAQGHSSMGPMQRVTPPRGMTSVGPQVRAWPRRQGSFRGCPLSACPLTAPLPSQSYGSGMRPPPNSLAGPGLPTMNMGPGVRGPWASPSGNSIPYSSSSPGSYTGPPGGGGPPGTPIMPSPGDSTNSSENMYTIMNPIGPGAGRANFPLGPGPEAPMAAMSAMEPHHVNGSLGSGDLDGLPKSSPGAVAGLSNTPGTPRDDGEMAAAGTFLHPFPSESYSPGMTMSV, encoded by the exons GTTGGCGCTGTACGTGTATGAGTACCTGCTGCACGTTGGTGCCCAGAAGTCAGCCCAGACCTTTCTGTCCGAG ATCCGATGGGAGAAGAACATTACGCTGGGGGAGCCCCCGGGCTTCCTGCATTCCTGGTGGTG CGTGTTCTGGGACTTGTACTGTGCAGCGCCCGACCGCAGAGAGGCGTGCGAGCACTCGAGTGAAGCCAAGGCCTTCCAGGACTAC agCGCTGCAGCGGCCCCCAGCCCGGTGATGGGGAGCATGGCTCCCAATGATGCAATGGCATCAGGCCCCATGGCAACCGGCTTCTTCCAG CCCTTCATGTCACCGCGGTTCCCAGGGGGCCCTCGGCCCACCCTGCGGATGCCGAGTCAG CCTCCCGTGGGCCTACCCGgttcccagcccctcctccctggcaCCATGGACCCCTCCCCACGTGCTCAGG GTCATTCGAGCATGGGCCCGATGCAGAGGGTGACGCCTCCACGGGGCATGACCAGCGTTGGGCCCCAGGTAAGGGCTTGGCCCAGGCGACAGGGCAGCTTCAGGGGCTGCCCTCTCTCGGCTTGCCCTCTCACGGCCCCTTTACCTTCACAGAGCTACGGAAGTGGCATGCGGCCCCCACCCAACTCTCTTGCTGGCCCGGGTTTGCCCACCATGAACAT GGGACCCGGAGTGCGTGGCCCATGGGCCAGCCCCAGTGGCAACTCG ATCCCctactcctcttcctcccctggcAGCTACACG GGACCCCCAGGAGGAGGTGGGCCCCCTGGAACACCCATCATGCCCAGCCCTGGAG ACTCCACCAACTCCAGTGAGAACATGTACACCATCATGAACCCCATCGGGCCAGGCGCCGGCAGGGCTAAT TTCCCGCTTGGCCCTGGTCCGGAGGCCCCCATGGCCGCCATGAGTGCGATGGAGCCTCACCATGTAAACGGATCCCTGG GCTCGGGCGATCTGGACGGGTTGCCGAAG AGCTCCCCCGGCGCCGTGGCCGGCCTGAGCAACACCCCGGGCACCCCGCGGGACGACGGCGAGATGGCGGCCGCCGGGACCTTCCTGCACCCGTTCCCGAGCGAAAGC TACTCCCCCGGGATGACCATGAGCGTGTGA
- the SSBP4 gene encoding single-stranded DNA-binding protein 4 isoform X1 produces the protein MYAKGGKGSAVPSDSQAREKLALYVYEYLLHVGAQKSAQTFLSEIRWEKNITLGEPPGFLHSWWCVFWDLYCAAPDRREACEHSSEAKAFQDYSAAAAPSPVMGSMAPNDAMASGPMATGFFQPFMSPRFPGGPRPTLRMPSQPPVGLPGSQPLLPGTMDPSPRAQGHSSMGPMQRVTPPRGMTSVGPQVRAWPRRQGSFRGCPLSACPLTAPLPSQSYGSGMRPPPNSLAGPGLPTMNMGPGVRGPWASPSGNSIPYSSSSPGSYTGPPGGGGPPGTPIMPSPGDSTNSSENMYTIMNPIGPGAGRANFPLGPGPEAPMAAMSAMEPHHVNGSLGSGDLDGLPKSSPGAVAGLSNTPGTPRDDGEMAAAGTFLHPFPSESVSDCVDSPPAAASGRRGLAGRPRRGGRGARARP, from the exons GTTGGCGCTGTACGTGTATGAGTACCTGCTGCACGTTGGTGCCCAGAAGTCAGCCCAGACCTTTCTGTCCGAG ATCCGATGGGAGAAGAACATTACGCTGGGGGAGCCCCCGGGCTTCCTGCATTCCTGGTGGTG CGTGTTCTGGGACTTGTACTGTGCAGCGCCCGACCGCAGAGAGGCGTGCGAGCACTCGAGTGAAGCCAAGGCCTTCCAGGACTAC agCGCTGCAGCGGCCCCCAGCCCGGTGATGGGGAGCATGGCTCCCAATGATGCAATGGCATCAGGCCCCATGGCAACCGGCTTCTTCCAG CCCTTCATGTCACCGCGGTTCCCAGGGGGCCCTCGGCCCACCCTGCGGATGCCGAGTCAG CCTCCCGTGGGCCTACCCGgttcccagcccctcctccctggcaCCATGGACCCCTCCCCACGTGCTCAGG GTCATTCGAGCATGGGCCCGATGCAGAGGGTGACGCCTCCACGGGGCATGACCAGCGTTGGGCCCCAGGTAAGGGCTTGGCCCAGGCGACAGGGCAGCTTCAGGGGCTGCCCTCTCTCGGCTTGCCCTCTCACGGCCCCTTTACCTTCACAGAGCTACGGAAGTGGCATGCGGCCCCCACCCAACTCTCTTGCTGGCCCGGGTTTGCCCACCATGAACAT GGGACCCGGAGTGCGTGGCCCATGGGCCAGCCCCAGTGGCAACTCG ATCCCctactcctcttcctcccctggcAGCTACACG GGACCCCCAGGAGGAGGTGGGCCCCCTGGAACACCCATCATGCCCAGCCCTGGAG ACTCCACCAACTCCAGTGAGAACATGTACACCATCATGAACCCCATCGGGCCAGGCGCCGGCAGGGCTAAT TTCCCGCTTGGCCCTGGTCCGGAGGCCCCCATGGCCGCCATGAGTGCGATGGAGCCTCACCATGTAAACGGATCCCTGG GCTCGGGCGATCTGGACGGGTTGCCGAAG AGCTCCCCCGGCGCCGTGGCCGGCCTGAGCAACACCCCGGGCACCCCGCGGGACGACGGCGAGATGGCGGCCGCCGGGACCTTCCTGCACCCGTTCCCGAGCGAAAGCGTAAGCGACTGCGTCGACTCCCCCCCCGCGGCGGCGTCGGGCCGGAGGGGCCTGGCGGGCAGACCCCGGCGGGGCGGCCGGGGGGCCAGAGCAAGACCGTGA
- the SSBP4 gene encoding single-stranded DNA-binding protein 4 isoform X9: MYAKGGKGSAVPSDSQAREKLALYVYEYLLHVGAQKSAQTFLSEIRWEKNITLGEPPGFLHSWWCVFWDLYCAAPDRREACEHSSEAKAFQDYSAAAAPSPVMGSMAPNDAMASGPMATGFFQPPVGLPGSQPLLPGTMDPSPRAQGHSSMGPMQRVTPPRGMTSVGPQSYGSGMRPPPNSLAGPGLPTMNMGPGVRGPWASPSGNSIPYSSSSPGSYTGPPGGGGPPGTPIMPSPGDSTNSSENMYTIMNPIGPGAGRANFPLGPGPEAPMAAMSAMEPHHVNGSLGSGDLDGLPKSSPGAVAGLSNTPGTPRDDGEMAAAGTFLHPFPSESVSDCVDSPPAAASGRRGLAGRPRRGGRGARARP, encoded by the exons GTTGGCGCTGTACGTGTATGAGTACCTGCTGCACGTTGGTGCCCAGAAGTCAGCCCAGACCTTTCTGTCCGAG ATCCGATGGGAGAAGAACATTACGCTGGGGGAGCCCCCGGGCTTCCTGCATTCCTGGTGGTG CGTGTTCTGGGACTTGTACTGTGCAGCGCCCGACCGCAGAGAGGCGTGCGAGCACTCGAGTGAAGCCAAGGCCTTCCAGGACTAC agCGCTGCAGCGGCCCCCAGCCCGGTGATGGGGAGCATGGCTCCCAATGATGCAATGGCATCAGGCCCCATGGCAACCGGCTTCTTCCAG CCTCCCGTGGGCCTACCCGgttcccagcccctcctccctggcaCCATGGACCCCTCCCCACGTGCTCAGG GTCATTCGAGCATGGGCCCGATGCAGAGGGTGACGCCTCCACGGGGCATGACCAGCGTTGGGCCCCAG AGCTACGGAAGTGGCATGCGGCCCCCACCCAACTCTCTTGCTGGCCCGGGTTTGCCCACCATGAACAT GGGACCCGGAGTGCGTGGCCCATGGGCCAGCCCCAGTGGCAACTCG ATCCCctactcctcttcctcccctggcAGCTACACG GGACCCCCAGGAGGAGGTGGGCCCCCTGGAACACCCATCATGCCCAGCCCTGGAG ACTCCACCAACTCCAGTGAGAACATGTACACCATCATGAACCCCATCGGGCCAGGCGCCGGCAGGGCTAAT TTCCCGCTTGGCCCTGGTCCGGAGGCCCCCATGGCCGCCATGAGTGCGATGGAGCCTCACCATGTAAACGGATCCCTGG GCTCGGGCGATCTGGACGGGTTGCCGAAG AGCTCCCCCGGCGCCGTGGCCGGCCTGAGCAACACCCCGGGCACCCCGCGGGACGACGGCGAGATGGCGGCCGCCGGGACCTTCCTGCACCCGTTCCCGAGCGAAAGCGTAAGCGACTGCGTCGACTCCCCCCCCGCGGCGGCGTCGGGCCGGAGGGGCCTGGCGGGCAGACCCCGGCGGGGCGGCCGGGGGGCCAGAGCAAGACCGTGA
- the SSBP4 gene encoding single-stranded DNA-binding protein 4 isoform X8, whose product MSTCCTLVPRSQPRPFCPSVFWDLYCAAPDRREACEHSSEAKAFQDYSAAAAPSPVMGSMAPNDAMASGPMATGFFQPFMSPRFPGGPRPTLRMPSQPPVGLPGSQPLLPGTMDPSPRAQGHSSMGPMQRVTPPRGMTSVGPQVRAWPRRQGSFRGCPLSACPLTAPLPSQSYGSGMRPPPNSLAGPGLPTMNMGPGVRGPWASPSGNSIPYSSSSPGSYTGPPGGGGPPGTPIMPSPGDSTNSSENMYTIMNPIGPGAGRANFPLGPGPEAPMAAMSAMEPHHVNGSLGSGDLDGLPKSSPGAVAGLSNTPGTPRDDGEMAAAGTFLHPFPSESVSDCVDSPPAAASGRRGLAGRPRRGGRGARARP is encoded by the exons ATGAGTACCTGCTGCACGTTGGTGCCCAGAAGTCAGCCCAGACCTTTCTGTCCGAG CGTGTTCTGGGACTTGTACTGTGCAGCGCCCGACCGCAGAGAGGCGTGCGAGCACTCGAGTGAAGCCAAGGCCTTCCAGGACTAC agCGCTGCAGCGGCCCCCAGCCCGGTGATGGGGAGCATGGCTCCCAATGATGCAATGGCATCAGGCCCCATGGCAACCGGCTTCTTCCAG CCCTTCATGTCACCGCGGTTCCCAGGGGGCCCTCGGCCCACCCTGCGGATGCCGAGTCAG CCTCCCGTGGGCCTACCCGgttcccagcccctcctccctggcaCCATGGACCCCTCCCCACGTGCTCAGG GTCATTCGAGCATGGGCCCGATGCAGAGGGTGACGCCTCCACGGGGCATGACCAGCGTTGGGCCCCAGGTAAGGGCTTGGCCCAGGCGACAGGGCAGCTTCAGGGGCTGCCCTCTCTCGGCTTGCCCTCTCACGGCCCCTTTACCTTCACAGAGCTACGGAAGTGGCATGCGGCCCCCACCCAACTCTCTTGCTGGCCCGGGTTTGCCCACCATGAACAT GGGACCCGGAGTGCGTGGCCCATGGGCCAGCCCCAGTGGCAACTCG ATCCCctactcctcttcctcccctggcAGCTACACG GGACCCCCAGGAGGAGGTGGGCCCCCTGGAACACCCATCATGCCCAGCCCTGGAG ACTCCACCAACTCCAGTGAGAACATGTACACCATCATGAACCCCATCGGGCCAGGCGCCGGCAGGGCTAAT TTCCCGCTTGGCCCTGGTCCGGAGGCCCCCATGGCCGCCATGAGTGCGATGGAGCCTCACCATGTAAACGGATCCCTGG GCTCGGGCGATCTGGACGGGTTGCCGAAG AGCTCCCCCGGCGCCGTGGCCGGCCTGAGCAACACCCCGGGCACCCCGCGGGACGACGGCGAGATGGCGGCCGCCGGGACCTTCCTGCACCCGTTCCCGAGCGAAAGCGTAAGCGACTGCGTCGACTCCCCCCCCGCGGCGGCGTCGGGCCGGAGGGGCCTGGCGGGCAGACCCCGGCGGGGCGGCCGGGGGGCCAGAGCAAGACCGTGA